One segment of Zhihengliuella halotolerans DNA contains the following:
- a CDS encoding ABC transporter permease, whose product MITAVELGLIYAIMALGVYLTFRILDFPDLTVDGSFTTGAATASILIVNGTNPLVATVCAFFAGAAAGVITGLLHTKGNIDGLLAGILTMIALYSINLRIMGKANVPLLGEDTLLSPLRANGWLGSWISVGLLLLGCLIAVAIIVWFLHTDVGMAMRATGDNPEMIRSFGVSTDNQKILGLALSNGLVAFSGALIAQFQGYADIGMGIGIILIGLASVIVGQAIFSQRFIWLAALAVVFGAVLYRLVIQFALGAGLEVNDMKLISAVLVVLALILPQVRAFRKLGARIQITSRGTTKAVEPDAEEKQNA is encoded by the coding sequence ATGATCACAGCTGTTGAGCTGGGCCTGATCTACGCGATCATGGCCCTCGGGGTCTACCTGACCTTCCGCATCCTCGACTTCCCCGACCTGACCGTCGACGGCTCGTTCACCACGGGCGCCGCGACGGCCTCCATCCTGATCGTCAACGGGACCAACCCGCTGGTCGCAACCGTGTGCGCCTTCTTCGCCGGCGCCGCAGCGGGCGTGATCACCGGCCTGCTGCACACCAAGGGCAACATCGACGGCCTGCTGGCCGGCATCCTGACGATGATCGCCCTCTATTCCATCAACCTGCGCATCATGGGCAAGGCGAACGTCCCGCTGCTCGGCGAGGACACCCTTCTCTCACCGTTACGCGCGAACGGGTGGCTCGGATCGTGGATCTCGGTCGGGCTGCTGTTGCTCGGCTGCCTCATCGCCGTGGCGATCATCGTCTGGTTCCTGCACACGGACGTCGGCATGGCGATGCGGGCGACGGGTGACAACCCGGAGATGATCCGCTCCTTCGGGGTGAGCACCGACAACCAGAAGATCCTGGGCCTCGCGCTCTCCAACGGTCTGGTCGCGTTCTCCGGGGCGCTGATCGCGCAGTTCCAGGGCTACGCCGACATCGGCATGGGCATCGGCATCATCCTGATTGGGCTCGCCTCGGTCATCGTCGGCCAGGCCATCTTCTCTCAGCGGTTCATCTGGCTGGCGGCCCTCGCCGTCGTCTTCGGCGCTGTGCTCTACCGACTCGTGATCCAGTTCGCGCTCGGTGCCGGCCTGGAGGTCAACGACATGAAGCTGATCTCCGCCGTGCTGGTGGTGCTGGCGCTGATCCTGCCGCAGGTGCGGGCGTTCCGGAAGCTGGGGGCGCGGATCCAGATCACGTCCCGGGGGACGACCAAAGCCGTCGAGCCGGATGCAGAGGAGAAGCAGAATGCTTGA